A portion of the Streptomyces sp. YPW6 genome contains these proteins:
- a CDS encoding acyltransferase family protein: MSSPLISEQPRPTAAADTPETGKPPADGRDPFFDNVKYLAIVLVAVGHAWEPLPPGRLVEAAYTFIYTFHMPVFILIAGYFSRNFELRPDRVWKLVTSLLVPYLLFEALYTLFERVADKPDFPLSVLEPYWLLWFLPALFFWRLSTPVWQAVRFPVLVSLAVAALASVSPAADGSLQIQRMLQFLPFYVLGLRLRPEHFAFVRSTWMRIVSVPVFVAGMLLAYWLVPRTSTSLFFRKNSAQGMSIAEWTGPMATLLLFVAALVLGACFLAWVPRGRSWMTTLGTCTLYGYLLHGFVVRGLKYGGFYDGPFFDTMLGTVAVTLGAIAGMTLLCTPPVRRLLRPLLEPRMAWARQKPPAARAS; the protein is encoded by the coding sequence ATGTCGTCTCCCCTCATCTCCGAGCAGCCGCGCCCCACCGCCGCTGCCGACACCCCGGAGACCGGGAAGCCGCCGGCCGACGGCCGGGATCCCTTCTTCGACAACGTGAAGTACCTGGCGATCGTGCTGGTGGCCGTCGGGCACGCCTGGGAGCCCCTGCCCCCCGGGCGCCTCGTGGAGGCCGCCTACACCTTCATCTACACCTTCCACATGCCGGTGTTCATCCTGATCGCCGGGTACTTCTCGCGGAACTTCGAGCTGCGCCCGGACCGGGTGTGGAAGCTGGTCACCAGCCTGCTGGTGCCCTACCTCCTCTTCGAGGCCCTCTACACGCTGTTCGAGCGGGTCGCCGACAAGCCGGACTTCCCCCTGTCGGTGCTGGAGCCCTACTGGCTCCTGTGGTTCCTGCCCGCCCTGTTCTTCTGGCGGCTGTCCACCCCGGTCTGGCAGGCCGTGCGCTTCCCGGTGCTGGTCTCGCTCGCCGTCGCCGCCCTCGCGTCGGTGTCACCCGCCGCCGACGGGAGCCTGCAGATCCAGCGCATGCTCCAGTTCCTGCCGTTCTACGTGCTCGGCCTGCGGCTGCGCCCGGAGCACTTCGCGTTCGTCAGGTCCACCTGGATGCGGATCGTCTCGGTGCCGGTGTTCGTGGCCGGGATGCTGCTGGCGTACTGGCTGGTGCCCCGGACCTCGACCTCCCTCTTCTTCCGCAAGAACAGCGCTCAGGGGATGAGCATCGCCGAGTGGACGGGCCCCATGGCCACGCTCCTGCTGTTCGTGGCCGCGCTGGTGCTGGGCGCCTGCTTCCTCGCCTGGGTGCCCCGGGGCAGGAGCTGGATGACCACGCTCGGCACCTGCACGCTGTACGGGTACCTGCTCCACGGCTTCGTCGTCCGGGGCCTGAAGTACGGCGGCTTCTATGACGGCCCGTTCTTCGACACCATGCTGGGCACGGTCGCCGTCACCCTGGGCGCGATCGCCGGCATGACCCTGCTCTGCACGCCCCCGGTCCGGCGGCTGCTGCGCCCGCTGCTGGAACCGCGCATGGCGTGGGCCCGGCAGAAACCGCCGGCCGCCCGGGCGTCCTGA
- a CDS encoding DEAD/DEAH box helicase has protein sequence MNRERTPRSTGRFSRTGSGGAPRYSGGGGERRAAGFGGGPRRSGGSGASGRSGGHGRRSASGVKGEFALPVTLTPALPAVETFGELEMPAPLTKALAAEGMTVPFPIQAATLPNSLAGRDVLGRGRTGSGKTLAFGLALLARTAGRRADAKRPLALVLVPTRELAQQVTDALTPYARSLKLRIATVVGGMSIGRQASALRGGAEVVVATPGRLKDLIERRDCMLDRVTVTVLDEADQMADMGFMPQVTELLDQVNPDGQRMLFSATLDRNVDLLVRTYLKDPVVHSVDPAAGAVTTMEHHVLYVQGADKYATTTEIAARDGRVIMFLDTKHAVDRLTDHLLQSGVRAAALHGGKSQPQRTRTLERFKTGHVTVLVATNVAARGIHVDNLDLVVNVDPPTDHKDYLHRGGRTARAGESGSVVTLVLPNQRREMTRLMADAGIRPQVTQVRSGEAELSRITGAQAPSGVPVVVTAPPKERSGRGGGAFMGRGTRRGGGAPARRGRPGVPTPEERAAAAQRRKNRAA, from the coding sequence ATGAATCGCGAACGCACCCCCCGCTCGACCGGCCGTTTCTCCCGAACGGGTTCCGGCGGCGCCCCCCGCTACTCCGGAGGTGGCGGCGAACGCCGGGCCGCGGGCTTCGGTGGCGGTCCCCGACGGTCCGGTGGCTCGGGCGCCTCCGGCCGGTCCGGTGGTCACGGCCGCCGTTCCGCCTCCGGCGTCAAGGGAGAATTCGCCCTGCCGGTGACGCTCACCCCGGCCCTCCCCGCCGTCGAGACCTTCGGCGAACTGGAGATGCCCGCACCGCTGACGAAGGCGCTGGCCGCAGAGGGCATGACCGTGCCCTTCCCGATCCAGGCGGCCACCCTGCCGAACTCGCTGGCCGGCCGGGATGTCCTGGGCCGCGGCCGCACCGGCTCCGGCAAGACCCTCGCCTTCGGCCTCGCGCTGCTGGCCCGCACGGCCGGCCGCCGCGCCGACGCGAAGCGCCCGCTGGCCCTGGTCCTCGTTCCGACCCGGGAGCTGGCCCAGCAGGTCACCGACGCGCTCACCCCGTACGCCCGGTCGCTGAAGCTGCGCATCGCCACCGTGGTCGGCGGCATGTCCATCGGCCGTCAGGCGAGCGCGCTGCGCGGCGGTGCCGAGGTCGTCGTCGCCACGCCGGGGCGCCTCAAGGACCTCATCGAGCGCCGTGACTGCATGCTGGACCGGGTCACCGTCACGGTCCTCGACGAGGCCGACCAGATGGCCGACATGGGCTTCATGCCGCAGGTCACCGAGCTGCTCGACCAGGTGAACCCGGACGGGCAGCGGATGCTCTTCTCGGCCACCCTGGACCGCAACGTCGACCTGCTGGTGCGGACGTACCTGAAGGACCCGGTCGTGCACTCCGTCGATCCCGCCGCCGGCGCGGTCACGACGATGGAACACCATGTCCTCTACGTCCAGGGCGCCGACAAGTACGCCACCACGACGGAGATCGCGGCCCGCGACGGCCGCGTGATCATGTTCCTGGACACCAAGCACGCCGTGGACAGGCTCACCGACCACCTGCTGCAGAGCGGGGTCCGGGCGGCGGCGCTGCACGGCGGCAAGTCCCAGCCGCAGCGCACCCGCACCCTGGAGCGGTTCAAGACCGGGCACGTCACGGTCCTGGTCGCCACCAACGTCGCGGCGCGCGGCATCCACGTCGACAACCTCGACCTGGTGGTCAACGTGGACCCGCCGACCGACCACAAGGACTACCTGCACCGCGGCGGCCGTACCGCCCGCGCCGGGGAGTCCGGCAGCGTCGTCACGCTGGTGCTGCCGAACCAGCGCCGGGAGATGACCCGGCTGATGGCGGACGCCGGGATCAGGCCGCAGGTCACTCAGGTCCGGTCGGGCGAGGCCGAGCTCAGCCGGATCACGGGTGCGCAGGCGCCCTCCGGTGTCCCGGTCGTCGTCACCGCCCCGCCCAAGGAGCGCTCCGGCCGCGGCGGGGGCGCGTTCATGGGGCGGGGCACCCGGCGTGGCGGCGGGGCCCCGGCCCGGCGCGGTCGCCCCGGAGTGCCGACGCCCGAGGAGCGCGCCGCCGCCGCACAGCGCCGGAAGAACCGCGCGGCCTGA
- a CDS encoding cold-shock protein, with translation MATGIVKWFNSEKGFGFIEQDGGGADVFAHYSNIASSGFRELQEGQKVSFDVTQGQKGPQAENIVPA, from the coding sequence ATGGCTACTGGCATCGTGAAGTGGTTCAACTCGGAAAAGGGCTTCGGCTTCATCGAGCAGGACGGCGGCGGCGCCGACGTCTTCGCCCACTACAGCAACATCGCCTCCAGCGGCTTCCGTGAGCTGCAGGAAGGCCAGAAGGTGAGCTTCGACGTCACGCAGGGCCAGAAGGGCCCGCAGGCCGAGAACATCGTCCCCGCCTGA
- a CDS encoding MerR family transcriptional regulator, with protein MPPETPSDAAGRLDDDDYPAYTMGRAAEMIGATPGFLRAIGEARLITPLRSAGGHRRYSRYQLRIAARARELVDAGTPVEAACRIVILEDQLEEALRLNEELRGRSG; from the coding sequence ATGCCCCCGGAGACCCCTTCGGATGCCGCCGGCCGGCTCGACGACGACGACTACCCCGCCTACACGATGGGGCGCGCCGCGGAGATGATCGGTGCGACGCCGGGGTTCCTCCGCGCGATCGGCGAAGCCCGCCTGATCACCCCGCTGCGGTCCGCGGGCGGCCACCGCCGCTACTCCCGCTACCAGTTGCGCATCGCCGCCCGTGCCCGCGAGCTGGTCGACGCCGGCACGCCCGTCGAGGCCGCCTGCCGCATCGTCATCCTGGAGGACCAGCTGGAGGAGGCGCTGCGCCTCAACGAGGAACTGCGCGGCCGGTCCGGCTGA